In the Sinorhizobium garamanticum genome, one interval contains:
- a CDS encoding LysR family transcriptional regulator gives MRFKGLDLNLLVALDALMNKRSVTAAARSINLSQPAMSAAIARLRTYFGDELFKMQGRELIPTPRAEALAPTVRDALLHIQFSIISWDMFNPAQSKRRFRVILSDFMTLVFFERVVERVAREAPAVTFELLPLDGDPDELLLRGDIDFLILPDSFMPNAHPKAKLFDETLVCVGCPTNEKLSGQLCLEGFMSIGQVATKLGRSLMPSVEERLLLEYGFKRRVEVVVPGFSLIPPVLSGTNRIATMPLRLVKHFERMIPLQIIELPLPLPTFTQALQWPALHNRDQASIWLREILLQEASRMVAPP, from the coding sequence ATGCGTTTCAAAGGCCTTGATCTAAATCTTCTCGTTGCGCTCGACGCTCTGATGAACAAACGAAGCGTTACGGCGGCGGCTCGCAGCATCAACCTCAGTCAGCCGGCGATGAGCGCGGCTATCGCGCGGCTACGCACCTATTTCGGCGACGAGTTGTTTAAAATGCAGGGCCGCGAACTTATCCCAACACCGCGTGCGGAAGCGCTCGCCCCTACGGTCCGCGACGCCCTGCTGCACATTCAGTTCTCCATCATTTCCTGGGACATGTTCAACCCAGCCCAATCGAAGCGCCGCTTCAGGGTCATCCTTTCGGATTTCATGACACTCGTGTTCTTTGAGAGGGTCGTGGAGCGCGTGGCCCGGGAGGCTCCCGCCGTCACCTTCGAGTTGCTACCTCTCGATGGCGATCCCGATGAGCTTCTCCTCCGCGGCGACATCGATTTTCTAATCCTACCGGATTCGTTCATGCCGAACGCGCATCCCAAAGCGAAGCTGTTCGACGAGACACTCGTGTGCGTCGGTTGCCCCACGAACGAGAAGCTATCGGGGCAGCTTTGCTTGGAGGGATTCATGTCGATAGGACAGGTTGCAACCAAGCTCGGACGTTCGCTGATGCCCTCGGTCGAGGAGCGGTTGTTGCTCGAGTACGGCTTCAAGAGACGTGTCGAGGTCGTCGTGCCGGGCTTCAGCCTGATTCCGCCCGTGCTGTCAGGTACTAACCGTATAGCGACTATGCCCTTGCGGCTGGTCAAGCATTTCGAACGCATGATCCCCCTGCAGATCATCGAACTTCCGCTGCCACTTCCTACATTCACCCAGGCTCTCCAATGGCCCGCCCTCCACAATAGGGATCAGGCAAGCATCTGGTTGCGGGAGATACTGCTCCAGGAAGCGTCACGTATGGTTGCTCCGCCGTGA
- a CDS encoding CCE_0567 family metalloprotein — protein sequence MSDFEELKKQVRKLQSRAGTAKMELHDLAEDLPVNWAEIMAVAERTFHAFAELDAAKKEFAASEDSR from the coding sequence ATGTCAGATTTTGAAGAATTGAAAAAGCAAGTCCGCAAGCTGCAGTCGCGTGCTGGAACTGCGAAGATGGAATTGCACGACCTCGCGGAGGATCTTCCGGTCAACTGGGCCGAAATCATGGCGGTCGCGGAGAGGACATTCCACGCTTTTGCTGAGCTGGACGCTGCCAAGAAAGAATTCGCTGCGTCGGAGGACTCACGATGA
- the nifD gene encoding nitrogenase molybdenum-iron protein alpha chain codes for MSLDYENDSALHEKLIEEVLSQYPDKAAKRRKKHLSVATDKEEAGEEGQVVSECDIKSNIKSIPGVMTIRGCAYAGSKGVVWGPIKDMVHISHGPVGCGQYSWSQRRNYYVGTTGIDTFVTMQFTSDFQEKDIVFGGDKKLEKVIDEVQELFPLNKGVTVQSECPIGLIGDDIEAVSRKKAKEHAKTIVPVRCEGFRGVSQSLGHHIANDAIRDWVFDKTEVEFETGPYDVNVIGDYNIGGDAWASRILLEEMGLRVIGNWSGDATLAEVERAPKAKLNLIHCYRSMNYICRHMEEKYGVPWMEYNFFGPSQIEASMREIAKHFGPEIEDKTERVIARYRRLADAVIDKYWPRLQGKRVMLYVGGLRPRHVVTAYEDLGMEIVGTGYEFAHNDDYQRTGHYVKKGTLIYDDVTGYELEKFIERIRPDLVGSGIKEKYPVQKMGIPFRQMHSWDYSGPYHGYDGFAIFARDMDLAINNPVWDLYDAPWKKMTVPTAAVAAE; via the coding sequence ATGAGCCTCGACTACGAGAATGACAGTGCTCTGCATGAGAAGCTTATCGAGGAAGTGCTGTCGCAGTATCCAGACAAGGCGGCGAAGCGCCGCAAAAAGCACCTTAGTGTCGCAACGGACAAGGAGGAGGCCGGCGAGGAAGGACAGGTGGTTTCCGAATGCGACATAAAATCGAATATTAAGTCCATTCCAGGCGTGATGACGATCCGCGGCTGCGCTTATGCCGGTTCGAAAGGGGTAGTTTGGGGTCCGATCAAGGACATGGTCCACATCTCACATGGGCCGGTCGGTTGCGGTCAGTATTCCTGGTCACAGCGGCGCAACTACTACGTCGGCACGACGGGTATCGACACTTTCGTGACGATGCAGTTCACCTCCGACTTTCAGGAGAAGGACATTGTCTTCGGTGGTGACAAGAAGCTGGAAAAGGTCATCGACGAGGTCCAGGAACTTTTTCCCCTTAACAAAGGCGTCACCGTGCAGTCCGAATGTCCGATAGGCCTGATTGGCGACGACATCGAGGCGGTATCGCGCAAAAAGGCCAAGGAGCACGCGAAAACGATCGTGCCGGTCCGTTGCGAAGGCTTCCGCGGCGTCTCGCAATCGCTCGGCCACCACATCGCCAACGACGCGATACGCGATTGGGTCTTCGACAAGACCGAAGTCGAGTTCGAAACCGGTCCTTACGACGTTAACGTGATCGGCGACTACAATATCGGCGGCGACGCCTGGGCCTCACGCATCCTGCTCGAGGAGATGGGGCTGCGCGTGATCGGCAACTGGTCGGGGGACGCCACGCTCGCCGAAGTGGAGCGAGCGCCAAAGGCCAAGCTCAACCTCATCCACTGCTATCGATCGATGAATTACATCTGTCGGCACATGGAGGAAAAGTACGGTGTCCCTTGGATGGAATACAATTTTTTCGGTCCATCTCAGATCGAAGCCTCCATGCGCGAGATAGCCAAGCATTTCGGGCCGGAAATCGAAGACAAGACCGAGAGAGTCATCGCCAGGTACCGGCGCTTGGCGGATGCTGTGATCGACAAGTATTGGCCGCGCCTCCAGGGCAAGAGGGTGATGCTCTATGTGGGCGGCTTGCGCCCCCGTCACGTCGTCACCGCCTACGAGGACCTCGGCATGGAGATCGTGGGCACCGGCTACGAATTCGCCCACAACGACGACTATCAGCGCACTGGCCATTACGTGAAGAAGGGCACGCTAATCTATGACGATGTAACCGGGTACGAACTGGAGAAGTTCATAGAAAGGATTCGCCCGGATCTCGTCGGCTCCGGCATCAAGGAGAAATACCCGGTGCAGAAGATGGGCATCCCATTCCGTCAGATGCATTCCTGGGATTATTCCGGGCCGTATCACGGCTATGACGGCTTCGCCATCTTCGCCCGCGACATGGATCTAGCCATCAACAATCCGGTCTGGGACCTCTACGACGCGCCCTGGAAGAAAATGACGGTGCCTACGGCAGCAGTTGCAGCCGAATGA
- the nifH gene encoding nitrogenase iron protein, producing MAGLRQIAFYGKGGIGKSTTSQNTLAALVDLGQKILIVGCDPKADSTRLILNAKAQDTVLHLAATEGSVEDLEVEDVLKVGYKGIKCVESGGPEPGVGCAGRGVITSINFLEENGAYDDVDYVSYDVLGDVVCGGFAMPIRENKAQEIYIVMSGEMMALYAANNIARGILKYATAGSVRLGGLICNERQTDRELDLAEALAAKLNSKLIHFVPRDNIVQHAELRKMTVIQYAPDSKQAGEYRALAEKIHANSGQGTVPTPITMEELEDMLLDFGIMKSDEQMLAELQAKEARVPAAQ from the coding sequence ATGGCAGGTCTGCGTCAAATCGCGTTCTATGGGAAGGGGGGTATCGGAAAGTCCACCACCTCTCAAAATACGCTCGCCGCTCTTGTCGACCTCGGGCAAAAGATTCTCATCGTCGGCTGCGACCCTAAGGCGGATTCCACGCGCCTTATCCTCAACGCGAAGGCGCAGGACACGGTACTGCATCTCGCCGCGACGGAAGGTTCGGTTGAAGACCTCGAGGTCGAGGATGTGCTGAAGGTCGGCTACAAAGGCATCAAATGCGTCGAGTCCGGCGGCCCGGAGCCTGGCGTCGGCTGCGCCGGGCGCGGCGTCATCACCTCGATCAACTTCCTGGAAGAAAACGGCGCCTATGACGATGTCGACTACGTCTCCTACGACGTGCTCGGCGACGTGGTGTGCGGCGGCTTCGCGATGCCGATCCGCGAAAACAAGGCCCAGGAAATCTACATCGTCATGTCCGGTGAGATGATGGCACTTTATGCCGCCAACAACATCGCCAGGGGCATCCTGAAATATGCCACCGCCGGCAGCGTCCGTCTGGGCGGGCTGATTTGTAACGAGCGTCAGACCGACCGCGAGCTCGACCTCGCCGAAGCGCTGGCTGCCAAGCTGAATTCCAAGCTCATCCACTTCGTGCCACGCGACAACATCGTCCAGCATGCCGAGCTCAGGAAGATGACGGTCATCCAGTATGCGCCGGACTCCAAACAGGCCGGGGAATATCGCGCGTTGGCTGAAAAGATCCATGCCAATTCGGGCCAAGGCACAGTCCCCACACCGATCACCATGGAGGAACTGGAGGACATGCTGCTCGACTTCGGGATCATGAAGAGCGACGAGCAGATGCTTGCCGAACTCCAGGCCAAGGAAGCGAGGGTGCCAGCAGCCCAGTAG
- the nifE gene encoding nitrogenase iron-molybdenum cofactor biosynthesis protein NifE — protein MLSLSAKIQDAFNEPACENNRSKDAEARKKGCSKPPTPGAAAGGCAFDGAKVVLQPITDVAHLVHAPLACEGNSWDNRGTASSGPMLWRTSFTTDLTELDVVMGHSERKLFKAIREINEAYAPPAIFVYATCVTALIGDDIEAVCKRAAEKFGLPVVPIDAPGFVGSKNLGNKLAGEALLDHVIGTVEPDDAGPRDINILGEFNLSGEFWLVRPLLDKLGIRVRACIPGDARYLDIATAHRARAAMMVCSTALINLARKMEERWDIPFFEGSFYGVTDTSEALRQIVELVVKKGAEPELISRTEALIAAEEAKAWRRLEAYRPRLQGKRVLLNTGGVKSWSIVHALTELGMEIVGTSIKKSTVDDRERIKQILKNENHMYETMTPRELYSSLAEQNADIMLSGGRTQFIALKAKMPWLDINQERHHAYAGYEGMVELARQIDLAIHNPIWEQVREPAPWEEPLAGQERSGEESASILNLSGKTARHVGEC, from the coding sequence ATGCTCTCGCTCAGTGCCAAAATCCAGGATGCCTTTAACGAGCCTGCCTGCGAGAACAACCGCAGCAAGGACGCCGAGGCTCGCAAGAAGGGCTGTTCAAAGCCGCCAACCCCGGGAGCGGCAGCTGGCGGCTGCGCTTTCGACGGCGCCAAGGTGGTTCTGCAGCCGATCACTGACGTTGCCCATCTGGTCCACGCACCGCTCGCCTGCGAGGGCAATTCTTGGGACAATCGCGGCACGGCGTCGTCAGGGCCAATGCTGTGGCGCACGAGCTTTACCACTGACCTCACAGAACTCGACGTGGTGATGGGGCACAGCGAGCGGAAGCTTTTCAAAGCGATCCGGGAGATCAACGAAGCATATGCGCCGCCGGCGATCTTCGTCTATGCGACCTGTGTGACGGCACTGATCGGCGACGACATCGAGGCGGTGTGCAAGCGGGCGGCGGAAAAATTCGGCTTACCAGTGGTGCCGATTGATGCGCCGGGCTTCGTCGGTTCAAAGAACCTCGGTAATAAGCTGGCCGGCGAGGCGTTGCTCGACCATGTCATAGGCACGGTAGAGCCGGATGATGCCGGGCCGCGCGACATCAATATCCTTGGGGAATTCAACCTATCCGGCGAATTCTGGTTAGTAAGGCCGCTCTTGGACAAGCTTGGCATCCGTGTACGCGCATGTATTCCTGGAGACGCGCGCTACCTCGATATTGCCACAGCGCACCGTGCACGGGCAGCTATGATGGTGTGCTCGACCGCTCTCATTAATCTCGCCCGCAAGATGGAGGAACGCTGGGATATTCCGTTCTTCGAGGGCTCCTTCTATGGCGTTACCGACACCTCGGAAGCACTCCGGCAGATCGTTGAATTGGTCGTAAAGAAAGGTGCTGAGCCCGAGCTTATCAGTCGCACTGAAGCGCTGATTGCAGCAGAAGAGGCAAAGGCGTGGAGAAGACTTGAGGCCTACCGCCCTCGTCTCCAAGGCAAGCGTGTTCTTCTCAACACCGGCGGTGTCAAGTCATGGTCGATCGTCCACGCGTTGACGGAGCTAGGCATGGAGATCGTCGGAACATCGATCAAGAAATCGACCGTCGATGATAGGGAGCGGATCAAGCAGATCCTCAAGAACGAGAACCACATGTATGAGACGATGACACCGCGCGAGCTATACTCGAGTCTAGCCGAACAAAACGCTGACATCATGCTGTCGGGCGGTCGCACCCAATTTATCGCGCTTAAGGCAAAAATGCCTTGGCTCGACATCAATCAGGAACGCCATCACGCTTACGCCGGCTATGAGGGCATGGTGGAACTCGCGCGCCAGATCGACCTGGCAATCCACAACCCCATCTGGGAACAGGTGCGCGAACCGGCGCCATGGGAGGAGCCCTTGGCCGGGCAGGAGAGATCGGGAGAAGAAAGCGCAAGCATCCTGAATCTAAGCGGGAAGACCGCCCGCCACGTCGGTGAGTGTTGA
- a CDS encoding exopolysaccharide production repressor protein — protein MRFAVFHRALWLLLCTNAIAVYFASHSIRRLIVSTLAFSLLLQLAYFGSVLFLLWRARRAEHLGFSRQERPAIDQ, from the coding sequence ATGCGCTTCGCAGTCTTTCATCGCGCCCTATGGCTGTTGCTATGCACCAACGCCATCGCGGTATACTTTGCCTCGCATTCCATTCGCAGATTAATCGTCAGTACACTAGCGTTCTCGCTGCTTCTTCAGCTCGCTTATTTCGGGAGCGTGCTTTTTCTGCTCTGGCGGGCACGCAGGGCTGAGCACCTAGGCTTTTCGCGACAAGAACGGCCCGCAATTGATCAGTAG
- the fdxB gene encoding ferredoxin III, nif-specific, producing MICSFVTRDGSRWMPKYLTAIDGATCIGCGRCFKVCSREVMHLHGIDDAGEILGVCDGEDDNFDGDLNRMIMVVDHPGRCIGCGACARVCPKNCQTHIGADTIAA from the coding sequence ATGATATGCTCATTCGTGACCCGCGACGGGTCCAGGTGGATGCCGAAATATCTGACCGCCATCGACGGTGCGACATGCATCGGCTGCGGTCGTTGCTTCAAGGTTTGCTCACGCGAGGTAATGCACCTTCACGGCATCGACGATGCAGGTGAAATTCTTGGCGTGTGCGATGGTGAGGACGATAACTTCGATGGCGATCTCAATCGTATGATCATGGTGGTCGACCACCCAGGCCGCTGTATCGGCTGCGGGGCCTGCGCCCGCGTCTGCCCCAAGAACTGCCAGACTCATATCGGGGCGGACACGATTGCGGCATGA
- a CDS encoding tryptophan halogenase family protein: protein MLNLTNARRIGIVGGDLVGWLAAIELRRVFEPDVDVTVIETPELFSFGLGEGGSRNLVDTLCRNELDLDIFVGEAGATYKLGVLYDNWRGGGISDRYYRLFCGPGIPEIEWRVDGFFPLLSARIAMGEDLHTCVPGFDAIARHASQKDIERLLATGQSGLCRSYHFDAEAFERYLKRVGLSRGIIAHASAVCGMRLDERGCVRSLHLDGEQLEVDFVIDASGFARLGLGSVFGTRWRSFANTLPTDRAITFDLEPSEMCPDPVTRLTAMKAGWMWEVPLNRKITAGYVFSSRYADHAIAVAEVEHRLGHRVQPKHLLSLDQGYFETAWVNNLVALGTASGFVEPLDAALATHTFEQLRNIGRVLTNGGGVVPAHTIEAYNSANARSWTGVRDFLRLHYDCKRNDAPFWRDIAAAELPGGYAELRACFHKRTPRWIDIQPYVGSGWQALFHQLDWISVAASLGVVPAKAARAELRRLSAESRREVQAYLDLLNGTMSRHLPPSGWVH, encoded by the coding sequence ATGCTGAATCTGACGAATGCGAGGCGGATAGGAATCGTCGGAGGCGACCTTGTGGGCTGGCTTGCCGCTATTGAGCTACGCCGGGTCTTCGAACCAGACGTGGATGTCACAGTCATAGAGACTCCGGAGCTATTTTCATTCGGCCTTGGGGAGGGCGGCTCGCGCAATCTGGTTGATACGTTGTGCCGTAATGAGCTCGACTTGGACATTTTCGTTGGTGAAGCCGGCGCCACGTACAAGCTTGGAGTGCTCTATGACAATTGGAGAGGTGGAGGAATTTCAGATCGGTACTATCGTCTGTTCTGTGGACCGGGCATCCCGGAAATCGAATGGCGGGTCGATGGCTTCTTTCCTCTGCTGTCGGCGAGAATCGCGATGGGCGAGGACCTTCACACTTGCGTTCCAGGATTCGACGCAATCGCAAGGCACGCGTCGCAAAAGGATATCGAGCGATTGCTGGCGACCGGCCAGTCCGGCCTTTGTCGATCCTACCACTTTGACGCTGAGGCTTTCGAGCGGTACCTGAAGCGAGTCGGATTGAGCCGTGGGATCATTGCCCATGCGAGCGCTGTATGCGGGATGAGGCTGGACGAGCGGGGGTGTGTGCGGTCCTTGCATCTCGATGGCGAACAACTGGAGGTCGACTTCGTGATCGATGCGTCGGGATTTGCCAGATTGGGGCTCGGCAGTGTTTTCGGTACACGCTGGCGGTCTTTCGCAAACACTTTGCCGACCGATCGTGCGATCACTTTTGATCTTGAGCCGTCAGAAATGTGCCCCGATCCCGTAACCCGTTTGACCGCCATGAAGGCCGGATGGATGTGGGAGGTCCCACTGAATCGCAAGATCACTGCGGGATACGTGTTCAGTAGCAGATATGCGGATCATGCCATTGCAGTCGCAGAGGTCGAGCACCGCCTTGGACACCGCGTCCAGCCGAAGCACTTGCTTTCGCTCGATCAAGGCTATTTCGAAACGGCGTGGGTCAATAACCTTGTGGCACTCGGAACGGCGTCCGGTTTCGTAGAGCCGCTGGACGCAGCGCTTGCGACCCACACGTTCGAACAGCTAAGGAATATAGGACGCGTTCTCACCAACGGAGGTGGGGTCGTGCCTGCTCACACAATCGAAGCTTATAACAGCGCTAACGCGCGCTCGTGGACAGGAGTTCGAGACTTCCTGCGGCTGCACTATGATTGCAAACGAAATGACGCACCGTTCTGGCGAGATATTGCGGCAGCCGAGTTGCCAGGAGGCTATGCCGAGCTGAGGGCCTGTTTTCACAAACGGACACCTCGTTGGATCGATATTCAACCCTATGTCGGAAGCGGGTGGCAGGCGTTGTTTCACCAGCTTGATTGGATATCCGTGGCGGCTTCTCTCGGCGTCGTGCCGGCAAAGGCTGCCCGAGCAGAGCTACGTCGGCTTTCGGCGGAAAGCCGACGTGAGGTCCAAGCCTATCTCGACCTGCTGAACGGAACGATGTCAAGGCACCTTCCCCCGAGTGGCTGGGTGCATTAA
- a CDS encoding exopolysaccharide production repressor protein produces the protein MLLRTVRSILWLLLSTTALTIYLASQPSQSLIVTTLACLLLLQLAYFGSVLVLVCLAALGKLSKNLRILGLHDENGKHNSHESPNGWWIREIREAPSQDPDRSTQN, from the coding sequence TTGCTCTTAAGAACCGTTCGTTCCATTCTATGGCTGCTCCTGTCTACCACTGCTCTTACAATCTACTTAGCTTCGCAGCCCAGCCAGAGCTTAATTGTTACGACACTGGCTTGTTTGCTGCTTCTTCAACTTGCTTATTTCGGAAGCGTGCTCGTTTTGGTCTGTTTAGCTGCGCTTGGAAAGCTGTCGAAAAACCTGCGCATTCTCGGCCTTCACGACGAGAATGGGAAACACAATTCTCACGAAAGTCCCAACGGCTGGTGGATTCGCGAGATAAGGGAGGCGCCGTCGCAGGACCCGGACCGTTCCACTCAGAACTGA
- a CDS encoding NifX-associated nitrogen fixation protein, with product MTTLADPASIPAVDHGKLLSTPFIRCLVRLIRAQDSYGSWDGKCDAELLAKFIVKEEQRRAIPIIGDPDPDALWRLDVYYAAVGLSIEARSDLLVSRTMEISAEGFGRVVFTTKRLVVLSKTLRGVHRFGFDSLRKCEKTGTKLVKDAVAAIEAYPDVARA from the coding sequence ATGACAACGTTAGCTGATCCGGCGAGCATCCCGGCTGTCGACCACGGCAAACTCCTTTCCACCCCCTTTATCAGATGCCTCGTGCGGCTGATACGGGCTCAGGATTCCTACGGATCGTGGGACGGCAAGTGCGACGCTGAGCTGCTGGCCAAGTTCATCGTTAAGGAGGAACAACGCCGTGCAATCCCAATCATCGGCGACCCTGATCCGGACGCGCTGTGGAGGCTCGATGTTTATTACGCCGCGGTCGGCCTTTCTATCGAAGCGCGCTCTGACCTATTGGTGTCGCGGACGATGGAGATCAGCGCCGAGGGCTTCGGGCGAGTAGTATTTACGACCAAGCGGTTGGTCGTGCTGTCGAAGACCCTGCGCGGCGTTCACCGGTTCGGCTTCGATTCGCTACGCAAATGCGAAAAGACCGGGACAAAGCTGGTGAAGGATGCGGTCGCAGCCATTGAAGCTTATCCAGACGTAGCGCGGGCGTGA
- the nifK gene encoding nitrogenase molybdenum-iron protein subunit beta, translated as MPQSAEKILDHAPLFREPEYRRMFAEKKLNFECPHPDQIVTDQSEFTKSWDYREKNLAREALVVNPAKACQPLGAVFAAAGFERTMSFVHGSQGCVAYYRSHLSRHFKEPSSAVSSSMTEDAAVFGGLKNMVDGLANTYTLYDPKMIAVSTTCMAEVIGDDLHGFIENAKSEGAVPPEFDVPFAHTPAFVGSHVDGYDSMVKGILEHFWKGKERTKAAGTINIIPGFDGFCVGNNRELKRLLNLMGVSYTFIQDASDQFDTPSDGEFRMYDGGTKIKDVRRALNAEVTVSLQHYNTRRTLEYCEQVGQATASFHYPLGIKATDEFLMKVSKISGKEIPEAIRLERGRLVDAMADSQSWLHGKKYAIYGDPDFVYAVARFVMETGGEPTHCLATNGTSAWEAEMKELLGCSPFGKDAQVWAGKDLWAMRSLLFTEPVDLLIGNSYGKYLERDTGTPLIRLMFPIFDRHHHHRFPLMGYQGGLRVLTAILDKIFDKLDRDTMQPGVTDISYDLTR; from the coding sequence ATGCCGCAATCGGCCGAAAAAATTCTCGACCATGCTCCCCTGTTCCGCGAGCCGGAATACAGGCGAATGTTCGCCGAGAAGAAGCTAAACTTCGAATGCCCACACCCGGATCAGATTGTTACTGATCAAAGCGAATTCACGAAAAGCTGGGATTATCGCGAGAAAAACCTCGCCCGCGAAGCTCTCGTGGTGAACCCCGCTAAAGCCTGCCAGCCGCTCGGCGCCGTGTTCGCGGCGGCGGGATTCGAGCGGACGATGTCGTTTGTCCATGGCAGTCAGGGCTGCGTTGCTTATTACCGTTCGCACCTGTCACGCCATTTCAAGGAGCCTTCATCGGCCGTTTCGTCCTCGATGACGGAGGATGCGGCGGTGTTCGGCGGTCTGAAGAACATGGTCGACGGGCTCGCCAATACTTACACTCTCTACGATCCGAAGATGATTGCCGTCTCTACCACCTGTATGGCGGAGGTCATTGGTGACGATCTGCATGGTTTCATTGAGAACGCCAAGAGCGAAGGCGCAGTCCCTCCCGAATTTGACGTGCCATTCGCTCACACGCCCGCCTTCGTCGGCAGCCACGTCGACGGCTATGACAGCATGGTCAAAGGCATCCTGGAGCACTTCTGGAAAGGCAAGGAGCGCACGAAAGCGGCTGGCACGATTAACATCATCCCGGGCTTCGATGGCTTCTGTGTCGGGAACAATCGCGAACTCAAGCGCCTGCTCAACCTTATGGGCGTGTCGTACACCTTCATCCAGGATGCCTCCGACCAGTTCGATACGCCGTCCGATGGCGAATTCCGCATGTATGACGGAGGCACGAAGATCAAAGACGTGAGAAGAGCACTCAATGCGGAGGTGACAGTATCACTGCAGCATTATAATACTCGCAGGACCCTGGAATATTGCGAACAGGTCGGACAGGCGACGGCGTCCTTCCACTATCCTCTCGGTATCAAGGCTACCGACGAATTCCTGATGAAGGTCTCGAAGATTTCCGGCAAGGAAATCCCTGAGGCAATTCGCCTGGAGCGCGGCCGGTTGGTCGACGCTATGGCAGACAGCCAGTCTTGGCTGCACGGCAAGAAATACGCGATCTACGGCGACCCTGACTTCGTATACGCCGTGGCGCGGTTCGTCATGGAAACCGGTGGCGAGCCAACACACTGCCTGGCCACCAACGGCACCTCAGCCTGGGAAGCCGAGATGAAGGAATTGCTGGGATGCTCACCGTTCGGTAAGGATGCACAGGTTTGGGCGGGCAAGGACCTCTGGGCAATGCGCTCACTGCTTTTCACCGAACCGGTGGACCTGCTGATCGGCAATTCCTATGGCAAGTATCTGGAGCGCGACACCGGAACACCTCTGATCCGGTTGATGTTTCCGATCTTTGACCGGCACCATCACCATCGTTTTCCCCTTATGGGCTACCAAGGCGGACTGCGTGTGTTGACGGCGATCCTCGATAAGATCTTCGACAAGCTCGATCGCGACACGATGCAGCCGGGTGTGACCGACATCTCTTATGACCTCACTCGCTAA
- the nifX gene encoding nitrogen fixation protein NifX translates to MSSIRRFSLVSDRFQKQMPERQAGALRIAIATQDLKGLNAHFGSARHFAVYDVLPHEWSFVEAVAFDDVSDESGRHRTEGDDRIAPKVAALRGCQLLFCLAIGGPSAAKVISAKIHPIKVPQPESIQHLLSRIQTMLRTAPPPWLRKVVAEAGAAKEKPCFESED, encoded by the coding sequence ATGAGCTCCATTCGTCGTTTCTCGCTCGTCAGTGATAGGTTCCAGAAACAGATGCCGGAACGGCAGGCAGGCGCATTGCGCATAGCGATCGCCACTCAAGACCTGAAAGGACTGAACGCCCATTTCGGCTCGGCTAGACATTTTGCCGTCTATGACGTGCTGCCCCACGAGTGGAGTTTTGTGGAAGCCGTTGCATTCGACGACGTTTCTGACGAAAGCGGTAGGCATCGAACCGAAGGTGATGACCGCATCGCTCCGAAAGTTGCAGCGTTGAGGGGCTGCCAGCTCTTATTTTGTCTCGCTATCGGCGGGCCTTCGGCAGCCAAGGTCATTTCGGCAAAGATTCATCCGATCAAAGTGCCGCAGCCTGAATCCATCCAGCACTTGCTTTCGCGCATCCAGACAATGCTCAGGACGGCTCCTCCACCTTGGCTACGCAAGGTGGTAGCGGAAGCAGGCGCAGCCAAAGAGAAACCCTGCTTCGAGAGCGAGGACTGA